A part of Rattus norvegicus strain BN/NHsdMcwi chromosome 4, GRCr8, whole genome shotgun sequence genomic DNA contains:
- the Garin1b gene encoding Golgi-associated RAB2 interactor protein 1B isoform X12 yields the protein MMTSVPPRKTWWKSKKTVKVRRSRDWKEIYKASNTMALGVTSSVPCLPLPNILLMARVIWHQGQSQTWNRPSTVPSINLKSILPLKFVELQIWDHHERILRLRTVTEKIYFLKLHPDHPETVFRFWIRLVQILHKGLSITTKDPTILVTHCLVPKSLCSPGGKSELVQKNSKGLQPSESLTHLMAQGESEALSQIFSDLHQQKQYSSSRSEKVQINKTSSEKATPCEDSIPCTCDLNWRDAFMFGEWERENPSGPQPLSLLSTLAASSRPRLSLIGGNSI from the exons GTcagaaggagcagagactggaaaGAAATCTATAAGGCTTCCAACACCATGGCCCTTGGGGTGACCTCCTCCGTACCTTGCCTTCCCCTTCCGAACATCCTCCTTATGGCCAGAGTCATATGGCATCAGGGGCAGAGCCAGACATGGAACAGACCGTCCACAGTGCCAAGCATCAACCTGAAGAG CATTCTCCCTTTGAAGTTTGTGGAGCTCCAGATCTGGGACCACCATGAACGCATCCTACGGTTGAGGACCGTCACCGAGAAAATCTACTTCCTAAAGCTCCACCCTGACCATCCTGAGACTGTCTTCCGCTTTTGGATCCGCCTGGTTCAAATTCTGCATAAGGGTCTGTCCATCACCACCAAGGACCCTACCATCCTCGTCACTCACTGCCTGGTACCCAAGAGCCTTTGCAGCCCAGGTGGGAAGTCTGAG TTAGTGCAGAAGAATTCTAAAGGCCTCCAGCCCAGCGAGAGCCTCACACATCTGATGGCCCAGGGGGAGAGCGAGGCCCTCTCCCAGATCTTTTCCGACTTGCATCAGCAGAAACAGTACAG TTCCAGCAGGAGTGAAAAGGTGCAAATCAACAAGACCAGCTCAG AGAAAGCTACTCCCTGTGAAGACAGTATCCCCTGTACCTGCGATCTCAATTGGAGGGATGCGTTCATGTTCGGAGAGTGGGAAAGAGAGAACCCCTCTGGGCCACAGCCCCTCTCGCTCCTCAGTACCCTGGCTGCCTCCAGCAGGCCACGGCTGTCCCTAATTGGAG
- the Garin1b gene encoding Golgi-associated RAB2 interactor protein 1B isoform X13 — MMTSVPPRKTWWKSKKTVKVRRSRDWKEIYKASNTMALGVTSSVPCLPLPNILLMARVIWHQGQSQTWNRPSTVPSINLKSILPLKFVELQIWDHHERILRLRTVTEKIYFLKLHPDHPETVFRFWIRLVQILHKGLSITTKDPTILVTHCLVPKSLCSPGGKSELVQKNSKGLQPSESLTHLMAQGESEALSQIFSDLHQQKQYSRSEKVQINKTSSEKATPCEDSIPCTCDLNWRDAFMFGEWERENPSGPQPLSLLSTLAASSRPRLSLIGGNSI, encoded by the exons GTcagaaggagcagagactggaaaGAAATCTATAAGGCTTCCAACACCATGGCCCTTGGGGTGACCTCCTCCGTACCTTGCCTTCCCCTTCCGAACATCCTCCTTATGGCCAGAGTCATATGGCATCAGGGGCAGAGCCAGACATGGAACAGACCGTCCACAGTGCCAAGCATCAACCTGAAGAG CATTCTCCCTTTGAAGTTTGTGGAGCTCCAGATCTGGGACCACCATGAACGCATCCTACGGTTGAGGACCGTCACCGAGAAAATCTACTTCCTAAAGCTCCACCCTGACCATCCTGAGACTGTCTTCCGCTTTTGGATCCGCCTGGTTCAAATTCTGCATAAGGGTCTGTCCATCACCACCAAGGACCCTACCATCCTCGTCACTCACTGCCTGGTACCCAAGAGCCTTTGCAGCCCAGGTGGGAAGTCTGAG TTAGTGCAGAAGAATTCTAAAGGCCTCCAGCCCAGCGAGAGCCTCACACATCTGATGGCCCAGGGGGAGAGCGAGGCCCTCTCCCAGATCTTTTCCGACTTGCATCAGCAGAAACAGTACAG CAGGAGTGAAAAGGTGCAAATCAACAAGACCAGCTCAG AGAAAGCTACTCCCTGTGAAGACAGTATCCCCTGTACCTGCGATCTCAATTGGAGGGATGCGTTCATGTTCGGAGAGTGGGAAAGAGAGAACCCCTCTGGGCCACAGCCCCTCTCGCTCCTCAGTACCCTGGCTGCCTCCAGCAGGCCACGGCTGTCCCTAATTGGAG
- the Garin1b gene encoding Golgi-associated RAB2 interactor protein 1B isoform X14, with amino-acid sequence MMTSVPPRKTWWKSKKTVKVRRSRDWKEIYKASNTMALGVTSSVPCLPLPNILLMARVIWHQGQSQTWNRPSTVPSINLKSILPLKFVELQIWDHHERILRLRTVTEKIYFLKLHPDHPETVFRFWIRLVQILHKGLSITTKDPTILVTHCLVPKSLCSPGGKSELVQKNSKGLQPSESLTHLMAQGESEALSQIFSDLHQQKQYSSSRSEKVQINKTSSEDLGSTPSSHDS; translated from the exons GTcagaaggagcagagactggaaaGAAATCTATAAGGCTTCCAACACCATGGCCCTTGGGGTGACCTCCTCCGTACCTTGCCTTCCCCTTCCGAACATCCTCCTTATGGCCAGAGTCATATGGCATCAGGGGCAGAGCCAGACATGGAACAGACCGTCCACAGTGCCAAGCATCAACCTGAAGAG CATTCTCCCTTTGAAGTTTGTGGAGCTCCAGATCTGGGACCACCATGAACGCATCCTACGGTTGAGGACCGTCACCGAGAAAATCTACTTCCTAAAGCTCCACCCTGACCATCCTGAGACTGTCTTCCGCTTTTGGATCCGCCTGGTTCAAATTCTGCATAAGGGTCTGTCCATCACCACCAAGGACCCTACCATCCTCGTCACTCACTGCCTGGTACCCAAGAGCCTTTGCAGCCCAGGTGGGAAGTCTGAG TTAGTGCAGAAGAATTCTAAAGGCCTCCAGCCCAGCGAGAGCCTCACACATCTGATGGCCCAGGGGGAGAGCGAGGCCCTCTCCCAGATCTTTTCCGACTTGCATCAGCAGAAACAGTACAG TTCCAGCAGGAGTGAAAAGGTGCAAATCAACAAGACCAGCTCAG aggacctgggttcgactCCCAGCTCACATGACAGCTGA